Proteins encoded together in one Qingshengfaniella alkalisoli window:
- the grxD gene encoding Grx4 family monothiol glutaredoxin, which translates to MNAETQIKDTITAHDVVLFMKGTKSMPQCGFSSRVAGVLNYMGVEYQDVNVLEDDAIRQGIKDFSDWPTIPQLYVKGEFVGGCDIITEMTLSGELDQLFADSAITFDKDAANKIREANG; encoded by the coding sequence ATGAACGCAGAAACCCAGATCAAGGACACGATCACCGCACATGACGTGGTGCTGTTCATGAAGGGAACGAAATCCATGCCCCAATGCGGCTTTTCCAGCCGTGTTGCCGGTGTGCTGAACTATATGGGCGTCGAGTACCAGGACGTGAACGTTCTGGAAGACGACGCCATCCGTCAGGGGATCAAAGATTTCTCCGACTGGCCGACGATCCCGCAACTATACGTCAAAGGCGAATTTGTCGGCGGCTGCGATATCATCACCGAGATGACCCTGTCAGGTGAATTGGATCAACTGTTTGCGGATAGCGCCATCACGTTTGACAAGGACGCCGCCAATAAGATCCGCGAAGCCAACGGCTGA
- the mnmA gene encoding tRNA 2-thiouridine(34) synthase MnmA, with product MTPPLNSLGFAKSPADTRVVVAMSGGVDSSVVAAQLAEEGYDVVGVTLQLYDHGAALAKKGACCAGRDIHDARRVAEEMGFPHYVLDYENMFREAVIDEFADSYLAGATPVPCIRCNERVKFRDLLETAKDLEADCMATGHYIQRKTGPTGPELHAAADATRDQSYFLFSTTAEQLSYLRFPLGHLHSKDETRKLAARYGLPVADKPDSQDICFVPNGNYASVIEKLRPGAADPGEIVDMDGNVLGEHRGVIHYTIGQRRGLGIGGLADPLYVVKLDPDSRRVVVGPKEALSTRTVPVREINWLGDGNLMSRDSWEVEVKVRSTRPPRPAIIHPISATEAEVELVTAEEGVSPGQACVFYMPDSSRVLGGGWIWRGH from the coding sequence ATGACGCCGCCGCTTAATTCGCTTGGCTTTGCCAAATCTCCCGCCGACACCCGTGTCGTCGTCGCCATGTCTGGCGGCGTGGACAGCTCAGTCGTGGCCGCGCAATTGGCTGAGGAAGGCTATGACGTGGTGGGCGTAACCTTGCAACTCTACGATCACGGTGCAGCACTCGCCAAGAAAGGCGCGTGCTGCGCGGGACGCGACATCCATGACGCGCGCCGCGTGGCCGAGGAAATGGGTTTTCCGCACTATGTGCTCGATTACGAGAACATGTTCCGCGAAGCCGTGATCGATGAGTTTGCCGACAGCTATCTCGCAGGCGCCACACCCGTTCCATGTATCCGCTGTAATGAACGTGTCAAATTCCGCGACCTACTGGAAACGGCGAAGGATCTGGAAGCTGACTGCATGGCGACAGGACATTACATTCAACGCAAAACGGGCCCCACCGGGCCAGAACTTCACGCGGCCGCCGATGCCACGCGCGACCAAAGCTATTTCCTGTTCTCCACGACGGCAGAACAACTGTCCTATCTGCGTTTCCCTTTGGGGCATCTGCATTCCAAGGACGAGACCCGCAAGCTGGCCGCGCGTTACGGCCTGCCCGTCGCGGACAAGCCCGATAGCCAGGATATCTGCTTCGTCCCGAACGGCAATTACGCCAGCGTCATCGAAAAACTGCGTCCCGGCGCGGCTGATCCAGGCGAGATCGTCGATATGGATGGGAATGTTCTGGGCGAGCATCGTGGAGTAATCCACTACACCATCGGGCAGCGTCGCGGGCTTGGTATCGGCGGGCTGGCTGATCCTCTTTATGTGGTCAAGCTGGACCCGGATAGCCGCCGCGTGGTCGTCGGGCCGAAGGAAGCCTTGTCCACGCGCACCGTTCCCGTGCGCGAAATCAACTGGCTTGGCGATGGCAACCTGATGTCGCGCGACAGTTGGGAGGTCGAGGTCAAGGTACGCTCCACCCGTCCGCCCCGCCCTGCGATTATCCATCCCATCAGTGCCACGGAAGCAGAAGTGGAACTGGTAACGGCCGAAGAAGGTGTCAGCCCTGGTCAAGCTTGCGTCTTCTACATGCCCGATTCCAGCCGAGTGCTAGGTGGTGGCTGGATTTGGCGCGGGCATTAA
- a CDS encoding BolA/IbaG family iron-sulfur metabolism protein, whose amino-acid sequence MPMQAEEIEVLLKESFPDARITITDLAGDGNHYAAEIIDESFRGQNRVQQQRAVYAALKGKMDGNHGDLHALALTTKAPD is encoded by the coding sequence ATGCCTATGCAAGCCGAGGAAATCGAAGTTCTGTTGAAAGAGAGCTTCCCGGATGCCCGCATAACGATCACCGATCTTGCCGGGGACGGAAACCACTACGCCGCCGAGATCATTGACGAAAGCTTTCGAGGTCAGAACCGCGTGCAGCAGCAACGCGCTGTATATGCCGCGCTGAAGGGCAAGATGGACGGCAATCACGGTGACTTGCACGCACTGGCGCTGACGACCAAAGCGCCCGACTGA
- a CDS encoding VPLPA-CTERM sorting domain-containing protein, protein MPAGLPLLISGVGVLSLLRRRKHTRIHWPVDRKRATLRRVFHVNTFFACQPLASRILLAASLSNVMALSANS, encoded by the coding sequence GTGCCCGCTGGACTGCCGCTGCTGATTTCTGGAGTAGGGGTGTTAAGTCTTTTGCGTCGGCGCAAACATACCCGCATTCATTGGCCGGTTGACCGAAAACGCGCCACTTTGCGGCGCGTTTTTCACGTTAATACTTTCTTTGCGTGTCAGCCGTTGGCTTCGCGGATCTTATTGGCGGCGTCCTTGTCAAACGTGATGGCGCTATCCGCAAACAGTTGA
- a CDS encoding LacI family DNA-binding transcriptional regulator — protein sequence MQRTRKKTRPGQTDIANALGVSVSTVSRALADSPAINDDIKRQVYEVALKIGYPVKAHTVVERLDQIVVLTSVAGFNDTRSSIYYGLLEGIKTAATRSGTVVSTSITQSRTPLPADLRNKLGPKTGCVFLGITPSPDVAQYLHDQRIPALVCNGVDEELLIDSISPANYSGGRLMARYLMDKGHRKFLYFGGVHRTTLRRRASGFRQYVEKESGMDGAEIVATYEQRGPLSDDLLTDFTDWLERNRGDATALFCYNDGAAAWAIEAAKILGISVPDDLSIAGFDDMPIADLTTPGLTTYRIDWQQIGLQCVALLTARMENPESPTQYLQVGGTFVERASVITA from the coding sequence ATGCAGAGAACACGCAAGAAAACACGCCCCGGTCAGACAGATATTGCAAACGCGCTCGGCGTGTCCGTCAGCACCGTCTCAAGAGCACTCGCTGACTCCCCTGCGATCAACGATGATATCAAGCGGCAGGTTTACGAAGTCGCACTGAAAATCGGCTATCCGGTCAAGGCGCACACCGTCGTCGAAAGACTCGATCAGATCGTCGTGCTGACCTCCGTCGCGGGCTTTAACGACACCCGGTCCTCAATCTATTACGGTCTACTCGAAGGCATCAAGACCGCCGCGACGCGATCCGGGACAGTTGTATCCACTTCCATCACGCAGTCGCGCACGCCACTGCCGGCCGACCTGCGCAACAAGTTGGGGCCAAAAACAGGCTGCGTGTTTCTTGGCATTACCCCGTCACCGGACGTCGCGCAGTATCTGCATGATCAGAGAATTCCTGCCTTGGTGTGCAATGGTGTAGATGAAGAACTTTTGATCGATTCCATATCACCCGCGAACTATAGCGGGGGTCGCCTGATGGCGCGCTACTTGATGGATAAGGGGCATAGAAAGTTTCTATATTTCGGCGGCGTACATCGCACGACATTGCGCCGTCGTGCGAGCGGGTTTCGACAATATGTCGAAAAAGAATCCGGGATGGACGGCGCCGAGATCGTCGCGACATATGAACAGCGTGGCCCACTATCAGATGATCTGTTGACTGATTTCACCGATTGGCTGGAACGCAATCGTGGCGACGCGACTGCGCTTTTTTGTTACAATGATGGTGCCGCCGCATGGGCGATCGAGGCCGCAAAAATTCTGGGCATCTCCGTTCCTGATGATCTGTCCATTGCCGGATTCGACGATATGCCCATCGCAGACCTGACCACGCCGGGCCTAACGACCTACAGGATCGACTGGCAGCAGATTGGCCTGCAATGCGTGGCGCTTTTGACCGCCCGTATGGAAAATCCCGAGTCGCCGACTCAGTACCTTCAGGTCGGCGGAACTTTCGTTGAACGCGCGAGTGTTATCACGGCATAA